A window of Ignavibacterium sp. contains these coding sequences:
- the pruA gene encoding L-glutamate gamma-semialdehyde dehydrogenase, which yields MSNAYFKVPQPVNEPVKSYKPGSPEREELKKKLAELKSKQIEIPLIIGGEEIRTGNTEEIRIPHNHSHILGVYHKASKKEVEMAIEAALEARKEWSVMPWEHRVSVFLKIAELLSGPWRSTINAATMLGQSKTVHQAEIDSAAELVDFYRFNSYYMAELMKDQPISPIGMWNRVEYRPLEGYIFAVTPFNFTSIAGNLPTAPAIVGNVSLWKPASSAVYSAYWLMKLFEEAGLPKGVINFVPGSGGQVGTPAMTNPNLAGIHFTGSTEVFQNMWKLISDNLKNMKYYPRIVGETGGKDFIFAHNSADVDSLVVASLRGAFEYQGQKCSAASRMYVPKSIWKEFKEKYVNEVSKIKMGDVEDFTNFMGAVIDKGAFETITGYIKYAKESKEAEIITGGNFDDSKGYFIEPTTIVTTNPKFKTMEEEIFGPVLTIYVYDDNKLDETLKLCDETSPYGLTGAIFAQDRKAIVKMSDALRNAAGNFYINDKPTGAVVGQQPFGGGRASGTNDKAGSAMNILRWMTARTIKETFDPPKDWRYPFMGE from the coding sequence ATGTCAAACGCATATTTCAAAGTACCACAACCCGTAAATGAACCCGTAAAATCTTACAAACCAGGAAGTCCTGAGAGAGAAGAGTTAAAGAAAAAATTAGCAGAACTCAAATCAAAACAAATCGAAATACCACTGATAATTGGTGGTGAAGAAATCAGAACCGGAAACACTGAAGAAATCAGAATTCCCCATAATCATAGCCATATTCTTGGAGTGTATCATAAAGCAAGTAAGAAAGAAGTTGAAATGGCTATTGAAGCTGCTCTCGAAGCCAGAAAAGAATGGTCTGTAATGCCTTGGGAACACCGAGTTTCAGTGTTTCTTAAAATAGCTGAATTATTATCCGGACCGTGGAGATCAACAATAAACGCTGCAACAATGCTTGGTCAATCGAAAACAGTTCATCAGGCAGAAATTGATTCAGCAGCTGAGCTTGTTGATTTCTATCGTTTCAACAGTTACTACATGGCTGAACTTATGAAAGATCAACCGATTTCACCAATCGGAATGTGGAACAGAGTTGAATATCGTCCACTTGAAGGATACATTTTTGCAGTAACTCCATTTAACTTTACCTCAATCGCGGGAAACCTACCAACAGCACCTGCGATAGTTGGTAATGTTAGTTTGTGGAAACCAGCTTCAAGTGCAGTTTATTCTGCTTATTGGTTGATGAAATTATTTGAAGAAGCAGGTTTGCCAAAAGGAGTAATTAACTTTGTTCCTGGCTCAGGTGGTCAGGTCGGAACGCCTGCAATGACAAATCCAAATCTTGCGGGAATTCATTTTACCGGTTCAACTGAAGTTTTCCAGAATATGTGGAAACTGATTTCTGATAATTTGAAGAATATGAAATACTATCCCAGAATCGTTGGCGAAACCGGTGGAAAGGATTTCATTTTTGCTCACAACTCAGCTGATGTTGATTCACTTGTTGTTGCTTCACTTCGCGGAGCTTTTGAATATCAGGGACAAAAATGCTCTGCCGCTTCAAGAATGTATGTTCCGAAATCAATTTGGAAGGAGTTCAAAGAAAAGTATGTTAATGAAGTTAGCAAAATTAAAATGGGAGATGTAGAAGATTTCACAAACTTTATGGGTGCTGTTATTGATAAAGGTGCATTCGAAACAATTACTGGTTACATTAAATATGCAAAAGAATCCAAAGAAGCTGAAATAATCACCGGTGGAAACTTTGATGATTCAAAAGGATATTTTATAGAGCCAACAACAATAGTAACTACTAATCCAAAATTCAAAACAATGGAAGAGGAAATATTTGGTCCTGTTCTAACAATTTATGTTTATGATGATAATAAACTTGATGAAACTTTAAAGTTATGTGATGAAACTTCTCCATACGGATTAACAGGTGCAATCTTCGCCCAAGATAGGAAGGCAATTGTTAAAATGTCTGATGCATTGAGAAATGCTGCAGGTAATTTCTATATAAATGACAAACCAACCGGAGCAGTTGTTGGGCAGCAGCCATTCGGTGGTGGAAGAGCTTCAGGAACTAATGATAAAGCAGGCAGTGCAATGAATATCTTAAGATGGATGACCGCAAGAACAATAAAAGAAACTTTCGATCCACCTAAGGATTGGCGTTATCCGTTTATGGGTGAATAA
- a CDS encoding GAF domain-containing protein, whose protein sequence is MAEVLEVKKDAQLSEQYELLIKQLKSLLSKEERLITNLSNLTAALKQTFDKISWVGFYLFDGEILYLGPFQGKVACTKIKLGSGVCGTAAEKGETVIVPDVNKFPGHIFCDPDSKSEIVVPMFKNNKLIGVLDVDSDSFNSFDETDKKYLEEIVKFLTEEIIN, encoded by the coding sequence ATGGCTGAAGTTTTAGAAGTAAAAAAAGATGCTCAACTTTCAGAGCAGTATGAATTATTGATCAAACAACTTAAAAGTCTGTTATCAAAAGAAGAAAGATTAATAACAAATCTTTCAAATCTTACTGCAGCATTAAAGCAAACTTTTGATAAAATTAGTTGGGTCGGATTTTATTTGTTTGATGGAGAGATTTTATACCTGGGTCCATTTCAGGGAAAGGTTGCTTGCACTAAAATTAAACTTGGAAGTGGTGTTTGCGGAACCGCTGCGGAAAAAGGCGAAACAGTTATTGTACCCGATGTGAATAAGTTTCCCGGTCATATCTTCTGCGATCCTGATTCCAAATCTGAAATTGTTGTTCCGATGTTTAAGAACAATAAATTAATTGGAGTTCTGGATGTGGACTCTGATTCATTTAACTCTTTCGATGAAACAGACAAAAAATATTTGGAAGAAATAGTTAAATTTCTGACAGAAGAAATAATTAACTAA
- a CDS encoding tetratricopeptide repeat protein: MSLFDSEYSQEDNFESSENLEEEIKECKAILENGYIYDSIERIEDLIQDCIDFIKFEDGLYFTDKLLEIFPYNSELWLKKGILLNGLMKFEEAIDSFEKALSLNPNDTETLVDKSAAEENMGLYQQAEESLRRVLEIDPENEDAFFSLGLLYQRQFKYAEAIPYFERAIKIDPDYIEVYYELGFCFEALNDFDKALAAYEKFLDLDPYNASGWYNKGIILVKTGKLEEAVNCFDLSTSIRDDFASAWYNKGNTLADLGKYQQSIECFHKVIEIDPFDETAYYNLASVYEEIGELQQAVKYYSKAIESDEEYFEAYLARGYCYDSLGKYQLALRDFNKAISISSDDPDAWRAKADLEYSLGHLEESIKSYLEAARLQPDGYDIWYNLAETYYEANKWLNALEAYDQCLRINPKDSNSMYSKAKINFILHRTQEAIDCLKKAFEINPDIRNEFENEYPDIKTSKLFKRLLGEI, encoded by the coding sequence ATGTCATTGTTCGATTCTGAATATTCCCAGGAAGATAATTTTGAATCTTCCGAAAATCTTGAAGAAGAAATAAAAGAGTGTAAAGCAATTTTAGAAAATGGATATATCTATGATTCAATTGAGCGAATTGAAGATTTAATTCAGGACTGTATTGATTTCATAAAATTTGAAGATGGACTTTATTTTACTGATAAACTTCTGGAAATCTTTCCGTACAACTCTGAGCTTTGGTTAAAGAAGGGAATTCTTCTTAATGGATTAATGAAGTTTGAAGAAGCAATTGATTCATTTGAGAAAGCACTTTCATTAAATCCTAATGATACAGAAACACTTGTAGATAAATCGGCTGCAGAAGAAAATATGGGTCTTTATCAGCAGGCAGAGGAATCCCTTCGACGTGTTTTGGAAATCGACCCTGAAAATGAAGATGCATTTTTTAGTCTTGGACTTCTGTATCAAAGACAATTCAAATATGCCGAAGCAATACCTTATTTTGAGCGCGCTATAAAAATTGATCCGGATTATATCGAAGTTTATTATGAACTTGGTTTTTGCTTTGAAGCATTAAATGACTTTGATAAAGCACTCGCAGCTTATGAAAAATTTCTTGACCTCGATCCCTATAATGCAAGTGGTTGGTACAACAAAGGAATTATTCTCGTTAAAACCGGAAAGCTTGAAGAAGCAGTCAACTGTTTTGATCTTTCAACTTCCATTCGTGATGATTTTGCAAGTGCGTGGTATAATAAAGGAAATACTTTAGCTGATTTAGGAAAATATCAACAGTCAATAGAATGCTTTCATAAAGTAATTGAGATTGATCCATTTGATGAAACTGCTTATTACAATCTTGCAAGTGTTTATGAAGAAATCGGAGAACTTCAACAAGCAGTAAAATATTATTCAAAAGCAATTGAAAGTGATGAAGAATACTTTGAAGCATATCTCGCAAGAGGTTATTGTTACGATTCGCTTGGGAAATATCAGCTGGCACTAAGAGATTTTAATAAAGCAATCTCAATATCAAGTGATGATCCAGACGCTTGGCGCGCAAAAGCAGATCTTGAATATTCACTTGGTCATCTTGAAGAATCAATTAAAAGTTATCTGGAAGCTGCCCGGCTTCAGCCGGATGGTTATGACATCTGGTATAACCTTGCCGAAACATATTACGAAGCAAATAAATGGCTCAATGCGCTTGAAGCGTATGATCAATGTCTTCGGATAAATCCGAAGGATTCTAATTCAATGTATTCCAAAGCAAAAATAAATTTTATTCTGCATCGTACTCAGGAAGCAATCGACTGTTTGAAGAAGGCATTCGAAATAAATCCGGATATCAGAAATGAATTCGAAAATGAATATCCGGACATTAAAACATCAAAATTGTTCAAAAGACTTTTAGGTGAAATTTAA
- a CDS encoding shikimate dehydrogenase — protein sequence MKDSMHLKTQLVGLIGHPIKHTYSPFIHNIAFELTGLDYIYLPFNVVPANLKSAIKGLVALGYRGFNVTIPHKVKVKEFMSKVSEEASFVGAINTVLIEEGKLFGYNTDVAGALESLYSYRKEISDNECVVIGAGGSARAVIYTLIKHFRPSKIHLVNRTEQRAETLRQFFKTKMKFDAFTVNELMPPDIKDIIKNSVLIVNATSVGMYPDEDDAVLTQKDLFSKQQIVFDLVYNPVQTKLLKLAQSNGARTVDGIKMLVNQAAKSFEIWTGEKMPVEQVEKALLLKINK from the coding sequence ATGAAAGACTCAATGCATCTTAAAACTCAACTTGTTGGATTAATCGGCCATCCTATTAAGCATACTTATTCTCCTTTTATTCATAATATTGCTTTTGAACTGACCGGACTTGATTACATTTATCTGCCATTTAATGTTGTACCTGCAAATCTGAAGAGCGCTATAAAAGGATTGGTTGCATTAGGTTACAGAGGTTTTAATGTAACGATACCTCACAAAGTAAAAGTAAAAGAATTTATGTCTAAAGTATCCGAAGAAGCATCATTTGTGGGAGCAATTAATACTGTGTTGATTGAAGAAGGGAAATTGTTCGGTTACAATACCGATGTTGCCGGTGCTCTTGAATCATTGTATTCATATCGAAAGGAAATTTCGGATAATGAATGTGTGGTGATTGGAGCAGGTGGCTCAGCGAGAGCAGTTATTTATACTCTTATCAAACATTTCAGACCTTCAAAAATTCATTTGGTTAACAGAACTGAACAACGAGCAGAAACCCTGAGACAGTTCTTCAAAACAAAAATGAAATTTGATGCCTTCACAGTTAATGAACTTATGCCACCTGATATAAAAGATATAATTAAAAATTCAGTTTTGATTGTTAATGCTACTTCTGTTGGAATGTATCCTGACGAAGATGATGCGGTTCTGACTCAGAAGGATTTGTTTTCAAAACAGCAGATAGTATTTGATTTAGTATATAATCCTGTTCAAACAAAGTTGCTCAAACTTGCGCAGAGTAACGGTGCAAGAACTGTTGATGGTATAAAAATGCTTGTTAATCAGGCAGCTAAATCCTTTGAAATCTGGACGGGCGAAAAGATGCCCGTTGAGCAAGTTGAGAAAGCACTTCTTCTTAAGATTAATAAATAG
- a CDS encoding inositol monophosphatase family protein, with protein sequence MINDIIQIAKEAGGIIRSAHGTRFSVEVKSNNLKNLVTEIDKKSEKTITEFIRKKFPTHNILAEEGGEHKSSSEYLWVIDPLDGTTNFAHGLPIFSVSIGVQYKNETVAGVVYDVMRDVLYSAEKGSGAFENEKRITVNSNDNIEESILVTGFPYNVAENPDKVFERFIEMIKVARAVRRLGSAAIDFCYVANGVFDGFWEVHLNPWDICAGKLIVEEAGGKVTDFNGNTISIFNKTILSTNGKIHNKMIELLNKV encoded by the coding sequence ATGATAAATGACATTATTCAAATTGCAAAAGAAGCAGGCGGTATAATTCGAAGTGCTCACGGTACAAGGTTTTCAGTTGAAGTAAAGTCAAATAATTTGAAAAATCTTGTTACTGAGATAGATAAAAAATCTGAAAAAACTATAACTGAATTTATAAGAAAGAAATTTCCAACTCATAATATTCTTGCTGAAGAAGGTGGTGAACACAAAAGTTCATCAGAATATCTTTGGGTAATTGATCCGCTTGATGGAACTACAAACTTTGCACATGGTTTACCAATTTTTTCTGTTTCAATAGGTGTTCAGTATAAAAATGAAACTGTTGCCGGAGTTGTTTATGATGTGATGCGGGATGTTCTATACTCAGCGGAGAAGGGAAGTGGTGCGTTTGAAAATGAAAAGAGAATCACCGTCAATTCAAATGATAATATTGAAGAAAGTATACTCGTAACAGGATTTCCATATAATGTTGCTGAAAATCCCGATAAAGTTTTTGAAAGATTTATTGAAATGATTAAAGTTGCCCGTGCAGTAAGAAGACTTGGTTCTGCTGCAATAGATTTTTGTTATGTTGCCAATGGTGTGTTTGATGGATTTTGGGAAGTACATTTAAATCCGTGGGATATTTGTGCAGGTAAATTAATTGTTGAAGAAGCTGGTGGAAAGGTTACAGATTTTAATGGAAATACTATTTCTATTTTTAATAAAACAATCCTTTCCACCAATGGAAAAATTCATAATAAAATGATTGAACTACTTAATAAAGTCTAA
- the sucC gene encoding ADP-forming succinate--CoA ligase subunit beta — protein sequence MKIHEYQAKEILKKYSVPVQDGIPVKTMAEFDKALAELQARGINQFVVKSQIHAGGRGKGKIYDVRNRENLLLEGGVKFTTLPEKATEYAEKILGNVLVTHQTGPEGKVVKTIFLAEGLDYKKELYLGILLDRAVSKNVIMVSTEGGVEIEKVAEETPEKIIKEWIDPAVGLQNYQARKLAFALGLQGEAFKSFIPFIKNLYRAYEETDASLLEINPLIITNDDRVVALDAKMNFDDNALFRHPEIYAYRDLDEEDPLEIEASKYNLNYIKLDGNVGCMVNGAGLAMATMDIIKLAGGEPANFLDVGGGANKETVANGFKIILSDPNVKAILINIFGGIVRCDRVAQGVIDAAKEMAVKVPIVVRLEGTNAKEAADLLAASDLHFEVAKSLKEAAEKVTSVLRN from the coding sequence ATGAAAATACACGAGTATCAGGCAAAAGAAATTCTTAAAAAATATTCAGTGCCTGTTCAGGATGGAATTCCCGTTAAAACTATGGCTGAATTTGATAAAGCATTAGCCGAGCTCCAGGCGAGAGGAATAAATCAATTTGTGGTTAAGTCGCAGATTCACGCTGGCGGAAGAGGTAAAGGAAAAATTTATGATGTTAGAAATCGTGAAAACTTATTGCTCGAAGGTGGAGTTAAATTCACTACTCTGCCCGAAAAAGCCACTGAATATGCCGAGAAAATTTTAGGAAATGTTTTGGTTACTCATCAGACTGGACCGGAAGGAAAAGTTGTTAAAACTATTTTTCTGGCAGAAGGTCTCGATTATAAAAAAGAATTATATCTGGGAATTCTACTCGACAGGGCAGTATCGAAAAATGTTATTATGGTTTCAACAGAAGGCGGAGTTGAAATAGAAAAAGTTGCAGAAGAAACACCGGAAAAAATTATTAAGGAATGGATTGACCCTGCAGTTGGATTACAAAATTATCAGGCACGTAAATTAGCTTTTGCACTTGGTTTGCAGGGAGAAGCTTTCAAAAGCTTTATTCCGTTTATTAAAAATCTTTATCGTGCTTATGAAGAGACTGATGCTTCACTGCTTGAAATTAATCCATTGATAATTACTAATGATGATAGAGTTGTTGCATTAGATGCTAAAATGAATTTTGATGACAACGCATTATTCCGTCATCCTGAAATTTATGCATATCGTGATCTTGATGAAGAAGACCCGTTGGAAATTGAAGCATCGAAATATAATCTTAACTACATCAAGCTTGATGGAAATGTTGGTTGTATGGTAAATGGAGCCGGACTTGCGATGGCTACAATGGACATTATCAAACTTGCCGGAGGTGAGCCGGCTAACTTTCTTGATGTTGGTGGCGGTGCTAATAAAGAAACAGTTGCTAATGGATTTAAGATAATTCTTTCTGATCCGAATGTTAAAGCGATACTGATAAATATTTTTGGTGGAATTGTCCGTTGTGACAGAGTAGCTCAGGGAGTTATCGATGCTGCAAAAGAAATGGCAGTTAAAGTTCCGATTGTTGTAAGACTTGAAGGAACAAACGCTAAAGAAGCTGCTGATTTGCTCGCTGCTTCAGATTTACATTTTGAAGTAGCAAAAAGTCTGAAGGAAGCTGCTGAAAAAGTAACTTCAGTTTTAAGAAATTAA
- the lon gene encoding endopeptidase La, which yields MTNIYGETEILTDNQKSFIDDIPDVLPVLPLRDIVIYPYMIFPVLVGREQSIRAANYAAENTKYIFLSTQIKSSIEDPTPADIYPEGTIAKIVQILKLPNGLMKILVDGLVQGRIVGFTERTDFFEAHIEAVFPKVEIDHEMNALVRQMTQLFKDYVKISRNVPNDTIAAFDNIEEPDRKLFYAAANVIQPIEVKQSILQKTTLKEQYYELIKILNSEIDILKIEKEIDTKVQENIAKTQRKFIIQEQIKILQDELGEDEDASPEFSKLREAIKKAKMPQEVEAKAMEELNKLKKTPPMSPESTVIRNYLDWLIDVPWSKKTKDNLNIKHVQKILDEDHFGLEKPKERIIEHIAVLNLVKQMKGQILCFVGPPGVGKTSLGKSIARALGRKFVRISLGGVRDEAEIRGHRRTYIGSMPGKIIQSMKRAGTINPVILLDEIDKMSMDFRGDPSAAMLEVLDPEQNHSFNDHYLEVDYDLSQVLFITTANVRYNIPLPLQDRMEIIELPGYLEYDKLEIAKRHILPKELKAHGLLNKNVIVTDEAIRKIIREYTRESGVRNLEREIATVCRKIARDIVLKESSNGKSKSKTKYLVDENKVEEYLKVPRYRYSKHSKTLKVGSVTGLAWTSTGGEILNVDAAVMIGPGKLTLTGQLGNVMKESAHAALSYLRAHAKELHLHPDFFKGKEIHVHLPEGAIPKDGPSAGIAMAMAMYSAVSGIPATNNVAMTGEITLTGSILAIGGLTEKLLAAKRNQIETVLIPKENEIDLKEIPNEVKEGIKIVLIERIEDAIPYVFPSLKKSVKVKKKSKK from the coding sequence ATGACTAACATTTACGGAGAAACTGAAATTTTAACAGACAATCAAAAAAGTTTTATTGATGATATTCCGGATGTACTTCCGGTTCTTCCTTTAAGAGATATTGTTATTTATCCTTATATGATTTTTCCTGTTCTCGTTGGCAGAGAACAATCGATTCGCGCAGCAAACTACGCAGCAGAGAATACAAAATACATTTTCCTTTCAACTCAAATAAAATCAAGTATTGAAGATCCGACTCCAGCTGATATTTATCCTGAAGGAACTATCGCAAAGATTGTTCAAATACTAAAACTGCCAAATGGTTTGATGAAAATTTTAGTCGATGGACTTGTGCAAGGAAGAATTGTTGGCTTTACAGAAAGAACTGATTTTTTCGAAGCGCACATAGAAGCTGTATTTCCTAAAGTAGAAATTGATCACGAGATGAATGCACTTGTTCGTCAGATGACTCAGTTATTTAAGGATTATGTAAAGATAAGCAGAAATGTTCCGAATGATACTATCGCAGCATTTGATAACATAGAAGAACCTGACCGAAAACTTTTTTATGCTGCTGCTAATGTCATTCAACCAATTGAAGTTAAACAATCAATACTTCAGAAAACAACACTTAAAGAGCAATACTATGAACTTATAAAAATTCTTAATTCAGAAATTGATATTCTTAAAATTGAAAAAGAAATAGATACAAAAGTTCAGGAAAATATAGCGAAGACTCAGCGGAAATTTATTATACAGGAGCAGATAAAAATTCTTCAGGATGAACTTGGAGAAGATGAAGATGCTTCGCCGGAATTTTCTAAACTTCGTGAAGCAATTAAAAAAGCAAAAATGCCTCAGGAAGTGGAAGCGAAAGCAATGGAGGAACTTAACAAGTTAAAGAAGACTCCTCCGATGTCACCTGAATCAACTGTGATAAGAAATTATCTTGATTGGCTGATTGATGTTCCCTGGTCAAAAAAGACTAAAGATAATTTGAACATAAAACATGTTCAGAAAATTCTGGATGAAGATCACTTCGGATTGGAAAAACCAAAAGAAAGAATCATTGAACACATTGCTGTCCTTAATCTCGTCAAACAGATGAAAGGACAGATTCTTTGTTTCGTTGGTCCTCCGGGAGTTGGAAAAACATCTTTGGGTAAATCAATTGCAAGAGCTTTAGGAAGAAAATTTGTAAGAATAAGTCTTGGTGGGGTTCGTGATGAAGCTGAAATAAGAGGACACAGAAGAACTTACATTGGTTCAATGCCAGGCAAAATTATTCAATCAATGAAAAGAGCAGGAACAATCAATCCTGTTATTCTTCTTGACGAAATTGATAAAATGAGTATGGACTTCCGCGGAGATCCATCTGCAGCAATGCTTGAGGTTCTTGATCCTGAACAAAATCATTCATTTAATGATCACTATCTTGAAGTTGATTATGATTTGAGTCAGGTGTTGTTCATTACTACTGCAAATGTTCGTTATAACATTCCTCTGCCGCTTCAGGATAGAATGGAAATTATAGAATTACCCGGATATCTTGAATATGACAAACTTGAAATCGCAAAAAGACATATTCTTCCAAAAGAACTTAAAGCACACGGATTGTTAAACAAAAATGTGATAGTTACTGATGAAGCGATAAGAAAAATAATTCGTGAATACACACGCGAATCAGGTGTGCGAAATCTAGAAAGAGAAATAGCAACAGTTTGCAGAAAAATTGCAAGAGATATTGTGCTTAAAGAATCATCTAATGGTAAATCAAAATCAAAAACAAAATATCTGGTTGATGAAAACAAAGTTGAAGAATATTTAAAAGTACCGAGATATCGTTATTCAAAGCACAGCAAAACACTTAAAGTTGGAAGTGTTACTGGTTTGGCCTGGACAAGCACAGGAGGTGAAATTCTTAATGTCGATGCTGCAGTAATGATTGGTCCCGGAAAATTAACTTTAACCGGACAACTTGGAAATGTAATGAAGGAGTCTGCTCACGCAGCATTAAGTTACTTAAGGGCTCACGCTAAAGAACTACATCTTCATCCTGATTTCTTTAAAGGAAAAGAAATTCATGTTCACCTGCCTGAAGGAGCAATTCCAAAAGATGGTCCTTCTGCCGGAATTGCAATGGCAATGGCAATGTACTCGGCTGTAAGTGGAATTCCTGCAACAAACAATGTTGCAATGACCGGAGAGATTACGCTCACAGGTTCTATTCTTGCTATTGGAGGACTAACTGAAAAGCTGCTTGCTGCAAAAAGAAATCAGATAGAAACTGTTCTTATTCCAAAAGAAAATGAAATTGATTTGAAAGAAATTCCAAACGAAGTAAAAGAGGGAATTAAAATAGTTCTGATTGAACGAATTGAAGACGCAATTCCTTATGTATTCCCTTCTCTAAAAAAATCAGTTAAAGTTAAAAAGAAATCGAAGAAGTAA
- a CDS encoding long-chain fatty acid--CoA ligase: MAELHKSVTTIPRLYRYLTEEYSKTTNKDLLRYKVDGKFVGVSYDQFKEETDSFAFGLANLGVKRDDKIAIISENRPEWVYSDMAILSLGAIDVPLYPSLTAESVEFIINNSESKGIIVSNKFQLNKFLKIRNNCKTVEFIIIYNEKDFDPNIQGLYTFKQVQDIGKRYSKEHPNLLKDSIEMTKPEDVCTIIYTSGTTGEPKGVVLTHNNILSNVRAALECFPINKDDIFLSFLPLCHIFERMAGYYTAFSSGGTICYAESIETVAQDLVAVKPTIMTTVPRLFERIYSRIIKNVESQPEKKQKIFHWAIDIGKEYAQAKKKGKVSIALAAKNKVADKLVFKKLRERTGGRLRFFISGGAALSKDLGEFFEAVGILIIEGYGLTESSPVIAANRVDDYKFGTVGKPFPGVEVKIAPDGEILAKGPNIMQGYYKNKKETEATIIDGWLHTGDIGEFDAEGFLKITDRKKHLFKTSAGKYIAPTPIENLFLASKYIDQFVLIGDRRMFLTALIVPDFEALKEYADSNKIPYTKVDDLVRDDRIYKLLESELNQMQRQLANYERVRKFALLDKPFSIETGEITPSLKVRRKYIEERYRNLIEKMYESLEKKES; the protein is encoded by the coding sequence ATGGCTGAATTACACAAATCTGTAACAACCATTCCACGCCTCTATCGCTATCTTACCGAAGAATACAGCAAAACAACTAATAAAGATTTATTACGATATAAAGTTGACGGAAAATTTGTCGGAGTTTCATACGATCAGTTTAAGGAAGAAACTGACAGCTTTGCTTTTGGTCTGGCAAATCTTGGCGTAAAACGGGATGATAAAATCGCAATCATCTCAGAGAACCGACCTGAATGGGTTTACAGCGATATGGCAATTTTAAGTTTAGGTGCAATTGATGTTCCGCTTTATCCTTCACTTACTGCTGAATCAGTTGAATTCATTATAAACAATTCCGAATCAAAAGGAATAATTGTTTCGAACAAATTTCAGTTAAATAAGTTTCTTAAAATCAGAAATAATTGTAAGACTGTTGAGTTCATAATCATTTATAACGAAAAAGACTTTGACCCGAATATTCAAGGGCTTTATACTTTCAAACAAGTACAGGATATTGGTAAAAGATATAGCAAAGAACACCCAAATCTTCTTAAAGACAGCATTGAAATGACAAAACCTGAAGATGTTTGTACAATCATTTACACTTCAGGAACAACAGGTGAACCTAAGGGAGTAGTTTTAACTCATAACAATATACTTTCGAATGTTCGTGCAGCACTTGAATGTTTTCCAATAAATAAGGATGATATTTTCCTTTCATTCCTTCCTTTGTGCCACATCTTTGAAAGAATGGCTGGTTACTACACTGCATTTTCTTCCGGTGGAACAATTTGTTATGCGGAGAGCATTGAAACAGTTGCTCAGGATTTGGTTGCAGTAAAACCAACAATAATGACAACAGTACCTCGTCTGTTCGAGAGAATTTATTCAAGAATTATTAAAAATGTAGAATCTCAACCGGAGAAAAAGCAAAAAATATTTCATTGGGCAATTGATATCGGAAAAGAATATGCTCAGGCAAAGAAGAAGGGAAAAGTTTCAATTGCACTCGCTGCTAAAAATAAAGTTGCTGATAAACTTGTGTTTAAAAAACTGAGAGAACGAACCGGTGGCAGATTAAGATTTTTCATTTCCGGTGGTGCTGCTCTTTCAAAAGACCTTGGTGAATTTTTTGAAGCAGTAGGAATCTTAATAATTGAAGGATATGGTTTAACTGAATCTTCTCCTGTGATTGCTGCAAACAGAGTTGATGATTATAAATTCGGAACAGTTGGAAAACCTTTCCCCGGTGTTGAAGTTAAAATTGCTCCAGATGGTGAGATTCTTGCCAAAGGTCCCAATATTATGCAAGGTTACTACAAGAATAAAAAAGAGACTGAAGCTACGATTATTGATGGCTGGTTACATACCGGTGATATTGGTGAATTTGATGCTGAAGGATTTCTAAAAATTACGGATCGCAAAAAACATCTCTTTAAAACCTCTGCAGGAAAATATATTGCACCAACTCCTATCGAAAATCTTTTCCTTGCTAGCAAATACATTGATCAGTTCGTTTTGATTGGCGACAGGAGAATGTTTTTAACTGCTTTAATCGTCCCGGATTTTGAAGCATTGAAAGAATATGCTGACTCAAATAAAATTCCATACACAAAAGTTGATGATTTAGTTCGTGATGACAGAATTTATAAGTTACTTGAATCAGAACTCAATCAGATGCAAAGACAATTAGCCAACTATGAAAGAGTGAGAAAGTTTGCGTTGCTTGATAAGCCTTTCTCAATTGAAACAGGTGAAATTACTCCAAGCTTGAAAGTAAGAAGAAAATATATTGAAGAAAGATACCGCAATCTTATTGAAAAGATGTACGAAAGTCTTGAGAAGAAGGAAAGTTAG